In a single window of the uncultured Dysgonomonas sp. genome:
- a CDS encoding glycoside hydrolase family 2 TIM barrel-domain containing protein has translation MSTNPIEWILGYSFSKEQYPVSFFSAIVPGAVQLDIARAEKYPDYKYADNCKKFRWMEDVYYTYKTVFPRPILDSGRRFWFISKGIDYQFEIQINGETIHEQEGMFSYVEIDLTDYLRVNNTLEILIYPAPKLTGCPDDRTQASHVVKPAVSYGWDWHPRLVPLGIWDETFFEIRNSSYIKDVQIDYELSDSFDQAEITLNVDANVAETSRFEWKLLSADNRVTLSISGSMSELVTERCSLSNPELWWPHDHGTPYLYISEFCLFDDESNLLDQRIQRIGFRQVDLVMNQGAWSEPKEFPKTRSVSPSQIKINGREIFAKGTNWVNPEIFPGIITKEKYNHLLDLVVETNFNIVRSWGGGIINKEPFFDLCDEKGIMVWQEFPLACNEYPDDKHYLAVLKQEATSIIKRLRKHASLVLWCGGNELFNSWSGMTEQSLPLRLLDSLCWQYDRNTPFIMTSPLFGMAHGNYVFRWNGKDIFETINNSKNTAYTEFGIPGASSVDVLKSIITEEELFPPTEGSAWETHHAFNAWDADKNTWLCYNLLIEYMGEITSLAELVEYSQIIQSVGYKAIFEEARRQKPYCSVAMNWCYNEPWPTAANNSLISYPAIPKMALYAVRDSCRPFCVSARISKFIWFEDKDFFAEIWMLNDTFDTFDKHQVIVKLQSQEEEIEILQWTSSDINSNTNLPGPTVRFKLPRWNTIFFKLIVEVVNYPEFSSEYTLLYKKKKTVDKSLTKAMNVTV, from the coding sequence ATGAGTACTAATCCCATAGAATGGATCTTAGGTTATTCTTTCAGTAAGGAACAATATCCGGTGTCTTTTTTTTCGGCTATTGTACCCGGTGCTGTACAATTAGATATAGCACGTGCTGAAAAATATCCCGACTACAAGTATGCCGATAATTGTAAAAAGTTCCGATGGATGGAAGATGTTTATTATACCTATAAAACTGTCTTCCCACGTCCGATACTTGATTCAGGTCGGCGCTTTTGGTTCATTTCTAAAGGGATTGACTATCAGTTTGAGATACAGATCAATGGTGAAACCATTCACGAACAGGAAGGTATGTTTTCCTATGTGGAGATTGATCTTACCGATTATCTTCGAGTAAATAATACCCTTGAGATTCTGATATATCCAGCTCCTAAATTGACCGGATGCCCGGACGATCGCACTCAGGCATCGCATGTGGTAAAACCTGCTGTCAGTTATGGGTGGGACTGGCATCCGCGCCTTGTCCCCTTGGGGATATGGGACGAAACATTCTTTGAGATTCGCAATAGTTCTTATATCAAAGATGTACAAATCGACTATGAGTTATCAGACTCATTCGACCAGGCAGAGATTACATTGAATGTGGACGCCAATGTCGCCGAAACCAGTCGTTTCGAGTGGAAACTGCTATCTGCTGACAATAGAGTTACCCTATCGATTAGTGGTTCAATGAGTGAGTTGGTTACAGAAAGGTGCAGTCTCAGTAATCCCGAATTATGGTGGCCTCACGATCATGGCACTCCATATCTGTATATTTCTGAGTTCTGCCTTTTCGACGATGAGTCTAACCTTTTAGATCAGAGAATCCAGCGAATAGGTTTCAGGCAGGTCGATCTTGTAATGAATCAGGGGGCGTGGAGCGAACCGAAAGAATTTCCAAAAACACGAAGTGTATCTCCCTCACAAATTAAGATAAACGGACGCGAGATATTTGCTAAAGGGACAAATTGGGTTAACCCCGAGATTTTTCCGGGTATAATTACCAAAGAAAAATATAACCATCTGTTAGATCTAGTAGTTGAGACGAATTTTAATATTGTCCGCTCGTGGGGAGGTGGTATAATAAACAAAGAGCCTTTTTTCGACTTGTGCGACGAAAAAGGCATTATGGTCTGGCAAGAATTTCCTCTTGCATGTAACGAGTATCCCGATGACAAGCATTACTTAGCGGTGTTGAAACAAGAGGCAACATCAATTATCAAACGCTTGCGAAAACATGCCAGCCTTGTACTCTGGTGCGGTGGAAACGAGCTGTTCAACAGTTGGTCGGGTATGACCGAACAGTCTTTGCCGTTAAGGCTTCTCGATAGTTTGTGCTGGCAATATGATCGTAATACTCCCTTCATAATGACATCCCCATTGTTCGGGATGGCTCATGGAAACTATGTATTCAGATGGAATGGAAAAGATATTTTTGAGACAATAAACAATAGTAAGAATACAGCATATACTGAATTTGGCATACCCGGAGCATCTTCTGTGGACGTATTGAAAAGTATTATTACCGAAGAAGAGTTATTCCCTCCAACAGAAGGTTCAGCATGGGAAACTCACCACGCATTTAATGCATGGGATGCAGATAAAAATACATGGTTATGTTATAATTTATTGATTGAATATATGGGAGAAATAACTTCATTAGCGGAGTTGGTCGAGTACAGCCAGATAATACAGTCTGTTGGATATAAAGCCATATTTGAAGAAGCCCGCAGGCAAAAGCCCTATTGTTCGGTGGCTATGAATTGGTGCTACAACGAGCCTTGGCCGACTGCTGCCAACAATTCTTTAATAAGCTACCCGGCCATTCCGAAGATGGCGCTATATGCCGTTCGCGATTCGTGCCGTCCATTTTGTGTAAGTGCACGTATCAGTAAATTTATATGGTTCGAAGATAAGGACTTCTTTGCCGAGATATGGATGTTAAACGATACGTTCGATACATTCGATAAGCATCAAGTTATAGTTAAGCTGCAATCGCAGGAAGAAGAAATTGAGATTCTGCAATGGACATCTTCGGACATAAATAGCAATACAAATTTGCCAGGTCCTACAGTCCGGTTTAAGTTACCTCGATGGAATACAATCTTCTTCAAGTTAATAGTTGAAGTCGTAAACTACCCTGAATTTAGTTCAGAATATACATTACTATATAAAAAGAAAAAAACGGTTGATAAATCTTTGACGAAAGCTATGAATGTAACTGTATAA
- a CDS encoding glycoside hydrolase family 5 protein, which translates to MMSKKLLTFLLISSVLVVPILAQKKNIVPEKDEPQPFGLNMAGADFGKNFPGVFNKDYTYPTPANLDYMVSKGFKLMRLPFKWDRIQHNLFGELNKEELARLKGVVDEAAKRDILVLFDLHNYGRRYLGEERFRIGEGGLEIEHLADLWSKIADLFKDYNNIWGYGLMNEPNNMLDSTPWAKIAQACISAIRKIDTKNTIVVGGDSWSSAERWYEYSDDLKNLYDPSHNLIFEAHVYFDDDASGTYKKSYDEENANPYKGIERIQPFIKWLSENNARGFIGEYGIPDKDERWQVCLDNFLKYLQEKNINGTYWAAGPWWGTSFMAIQPIKGVERPQMKVVEKYLWTE; encoded by the coding sequence ATGATGAGCAAAAAACTATTGACATTCCTGCTTATATCAAGTGTTTTGGTTGTGCCTATATTGGCGCAGAAGAAAAATATTGTTCCGGAGAAAGATGAACCGCAACCTTTCGGCTTGAACATGGCTGGAGCTGATTTCGGGAAAAATTTCCCAGGTGTATTCAATAAAGATTATACCTATCCTACACCTGCCAATCTTGATTATATGGTGTCTAAAGGATTTAAGTTGATGCGTCTTCCTTTCAAATGGGATCGTATACAGCATAATTTATTTGGCGAATTGAACAAAGAAGAACTTGCGCGATTAAAAGGAGTCGTGGACGAAGCCGCAAAGAGGGATATCCTTGTATTATTCGACCTTCACAATTATGGTCGCAGATATCTGGGAGAAGAACGTTTTCGGATAGGTGAAGGGGGCCTAGAGATAGAACATCTGGCGGATCTTTGGAGCAAAATAGCTGATTTATTTAAAGATTACAATAATATCTGGGGGTATGGATTGATGAATGAACCTAACAATATGCTTGATTCAACACCGTGGGCCAAAATAGCACAAGCTTGTATTTCTGCGATCCGTAAGATAGACACTAAGAATACAATCGTTGTAGGAGGTGACAGTTGGAGTTCTGCAGAACGTTGGTATGAATACAGCGATGATCTGAAAAATCTATATGACCCATCTCACAATCTTATTTTCGAGGCACATGTATATTTTGACGATGATGCTTCAGGGACTTACAAAAAATCGTATGATGAAGAAAATGCAAATCCGTATAAAGGAATAGAGCGGATACAGCCTTTTATTAAATGGCTGAGCGAAAATAATGCTAGAGGGTTTATTGGTGAATATGGCATTCCAGACAAGGACGAACGTTGGCAGGTGTGTTTAGATAATTTTCTCAAATATCTTCAAGAAAAAAATATTAATGGCACATATTGGGCTGCCGGTCCGTGGTGGGGAACAAGCTTTATGGCTATACAACCAATAAAAGGGGTTGAAAGGCCTCAGATGAAAGTTGTAGAAAAATATTTATGGACAGAATAA
- a CDS encoding glycoside hydrolase family 5 protein — MKKIGSIIITVILLLSCNNTPRVIETIDSDWNPVQSLGQLQVKGRYLCSEKGDTVTLRGVSYGWHNLWPRFYNAQTVKWLKNDWKCSVLRAAMGVYLEDNYLNNPEFALGCIEPVVQASIEEGVYVIIDWHAHDFYPQEAKDFFGAMARKYGKHPNVIYEIFNEPTHEHFWPEIKAYSEEVIAEIRKYDPDNLILVGTPSWDQHVDIAAADPIKGYNNIMYTFHFYAASHKDEHRARLTKALGMGLPVFVTECAGMEHTGNGYLNVEEWKNWVEYMERNRISWVNWSISNKNETCSMILPRGSYEGGWDTGVLRPSGIQSREFIRLYNTMDKIYENASIAQ; from the coding sequence ATGAAAAAAATTGGATCTATAATTATTACTGTTATACTATTATTGTCATGTAATAATACACCTCGAGTAATAGAAACAATTGATAGTGACTGGAATCCGGTACAAAGCTTGGGGCAATTGCAGGTTAAAGGACGATATTTATGTAGTGAAAAAGGTGATACTGTAACATTGAGAGGGGTTAGTTATGGCTGGCACAATTTATGGCCTCGTTTTTATAATGCCCAAACTGTAAAATGGCTTAAGAACGATTGGAAGTGTTCAGTTCTACGAGCAGCAATGGGGGTATATCTGGAGGATAATTATTTGAATAATCCGGAATTTGCACTCGGATGTATTGAACCTGTCGTTCAGGCATCTATTGAGGAGGGAGTTTATGTCATTATTGATTGGCACGCTCACGACTTCTACCCACAAGAGGCTAAAGACTTCTTTGGGGCTATGGCTCGCAAATATGGTAAGCACCCTAATGTTATATATGAAATATTCAATGAACCTACACATGAACATTTCTGGCCGGAAATAAAAGCTTATTCCGAAGAGGTTATAGCTGAAATACGCAAATACGATCCGGACAACTTAATCTTAGTGGGTACCCCTTCATGGGATCAACATGTCGATATAGCTGCCGCCGACCCGATTAAAGGTTATAATAATATCATGTACACGTTTCATTTCTACGCTGCTTCTCATAAAGATGAACATCGAGCACGTTTAACAAAAGCTCTCGGAATGGGGCTGCCTGTTTTTGTAACTGAATGTGCCGGAATGGAGCATACTGGCAACGGATATCTTAATGTAGAGGAATGGAAAAACTGGGTTGAATATATGGAAAGAAATAGAATTAGTTGGGTCAATTGGTCGATATCAAACAAAAATGAGACCTGTTCTATGATATTACCACGCGGAAGTTATGAAGGTGGTTGGGATACAGGGGTATTGAGACCGTCAGGAATTCAATCCCGAGAGTTTATACGTCTCTACAATACGATGGATAAGATATATGAGAATGCGAGTATTGCTCAATAG